From Longimicrobium sp., the proteins below share one genomic window:
- a CDS encoding lasso peptide biosynthesis B2 protein: MTALRTLGRLAWSDRRLLAEAAFCLAAARAMVLTIPFRRLSSRLGTPGRETSTAAPPETTLDTLRKVRWALQATSRRLPWRCACLEQGIAGKTMLRRRGIASTLYLGVAREGDARATAHAWLRSGPLVITGAAGRERFTVVATYADDEPLPDGPVPRAG, encoded by the coding sequence ATGACCGCGCTGCGCACCCTTGGCCGCCTCGCCTGGTCCGACCGGCGACTGCTCGCGGAGGCCGCGTTCTGCCTCGCCGCCGCCCGCGCCATGGTGCTCACGATCCCCTTCCGCCGCCTCTCCTCGCGCCTCGGCACCCCCGGCCGCGAGACCTCCACCGCCGCTCCGCCGGAAACGACCCTCGACACCCTCAGAAAAGTCCGCTGGGCCCTCCAGGCGACGAGCCGGCGCCTCCCCTGGCGGTGCGCGTGTCTCGAACAGGGCATCGCCGGCAAGACGATGCTGCGCCGCCGCGGCATCGCGAGCACGCTGTACCTGGGCGTGGCCCGCGAAGGCGACGCGCGCGCCACCGCCCACGCCTGGCTCCGGAGCGGCCCGCTCGTCATCACCGGCGCCGCCGGCCGCGAGCGCTTCACCGTCGTCGCCACCTACGCGGACGACGAGCCACTTCCGGATGGCCCCGTCCCGCGAGCGGGTTGA
- a CDS encoding PqqD family protein, translating into MPTITPNTPLVRDPALISASLGEEIAMLHVESGRYFFLNGVAAAIWERLEEATTPADLCAALVERYDVSPAQCETEVLSLLGTLLDKEMIHVAR; encoded by the coding sequence ATGCCCACGATCACACCGAACACCCCGCTCGTCCGCGATCCCGCCCTCATCAGCGCCTCGCTCGGCGAGGAGATCGCGATGCTCCATGTCGAGTCGGGCCGCTACTTCTTCCTGAACGGCGTCGCGGCGGCCATCTGGGAGCGCCTGGAGGAAGCCACCACCCCCGCCGACCTCTGCGCCGCCCTCGTGGAGCGCTACGACGTCTCGCCCGCGCAGTGCGAGACCGAGGTGCTCTCGCTGCTGGGAACGCTCCTCGACAAGGAAATGATCCACGTAGCGCGATGA
- a CDS encoding asparagine synthase-related protein translates to MSAIFGFAHLAGEPAGEEALAGMDAALAGWGPDGGGTWREGPCGVGQRLLYNTPESLRERMPLTSRDGKTVLVAAARLDDREGLFGALGVPREERAAMPDGELILRAYERWGEESPSRLLGDWAFAAWDRERRRLFVARDQYGHTALYYHATPRFFAFASGHEALFRLRGVPRRVNELHVAEMFFGWPGDGTATLWEDVRRLPPAHCLTVSAAGVSVREYWRARDAPQVRLGSDEAYVERFLELYTQAVRSRLRSHRPVGSTLTAGLDSSSVTALAARELRAQGRPLVAFTSAPREPARDDGTGATPLVDEWPLAHAAAEYIGIAEHVKVSGERVSPLDALLRTLTTHSEPAPAALGHYWVHDMLSAARERGIGTLLVGQRGNGTVSWNGGSFALAHLAATGAWPTVRRLLAGESRATGVPMARVAWRRLFWPVIDAARLQLRWRFKEPRTVWARHVPLDPGFMERSGIVRHMRRTEHRIGWYSARTPRGEQLATLMPGVSATGAFLHEIGAAYGMELRDPTADLRLLEFCLGIPRDQFVRDGQSRWLIRRAMEGLLPPEVQWNTRRGMQSGDMTRLALGELGRIGEAVARVEASPLVARFLSMPLLRQLWGDLQRPETAEAEMPAYYLFGMLSVGLFLVREEDAARGR, encoded by the coding sequence ATGAGCGCGATCTTTGGGTTCGCGCATCTCGCCGGGGAGCCGGCGGGGGAGGAGGCGCTCGCAGGCATGGACGCGGCGTTGGCGGGGTGGGGGCCGGACGGCGGCGGCACGTGGCGCGAGGGGCCGTGCGGCGTGGGGCAGCGGCTGCTGTACAACACCCCGGAGTCGCTCCGCGAGAGGATGCCGCTGACGAGCCGCGACGGGAAGACCGTGCTCGTGGCGGCGGCGCGGCTGGACGACCGCGAGGGGCTGTTCGGCGCGCTCGGCGTTCCGCGCGAGGAGCGGGCGGCGATGCCGGACGGCGAGCTGATCCTCCGCGCGTACGAGCGGTGGGGGGAGGAGAGCCCGTCGCGCCTGCTCGGAGACTGGGCGTTCGCGGCGTGGGACCGGGAGCGGCGGCGGCTCTTCGTGGCGCGCGACCAGTACGGCCACACGGCGCTCTACTACCACGCCACGCCGCGCTTCTTTGCGTTCGCGTCCGGCCACGAGGCGCTGTTCCGGCTCCGGGGCGTCCCGCGCCGGGTGAACGAGCTGCACGTGGCGGAGATGTTCTTCGGGTGGCCGGGCGACGGGACCGCGACGCTGTGGGAAGACGTGCGGCGCCTTCCGCCGGCGCACTGCCTGACGGTGTCGGCAGCGGGGGTCTCCGTGCGCGAGTACTGGCGGGCGCGGGACGCTCCCCAGGTGCGGCTGGGATCGGACGAGGCGTACGTGGAGCGCTTCCTGGAGCTCTACACGCAGGCTGTGCGCAGCCGCCTCCGCTCGCACCGGCCGGTGGGATCCACGCTGACGGCGGGGCTCGACTCCAGCTCGGTGACGGCGCTGGCGGCGCGCGAGCTGCGCGCGCAGGGGCGGCCGCTGGTGGCGTTCACATCCGCGCCGCGCGAGCCGGCGCGGGACGACGGGACGGGCGCCACACCGCTGGTGGACGAGTGGCCGCTCGCGCACGCGGCCGCGGAGTACATCGGAATCGCCGAGCACGTGAAGGTGAGCGGCGAACGGGTGAGTCCGCTGGATGCCCTGTTGCGTACGCTCACCACCCATTCCGAGCCGGCGCCCGCCGCGCTGGGCCACTACTGGGTGCACGACATGCTCTCGGCGGCCCGGGAGCGCGGGATCGGGACGCTGCTGGTAGGGCAGCGGGGGAACGGCACCGTGTCGTGGAACGGCGGCAGCTTCGCGCTCGCCCACCTCGCAGCCACGGGCGCCTGGCCCACCGTGCGGCGGCTGCTGGCGGGGGAGAGCCGCGCGACCGGGGTGCCGATGGCGCGCGTGGCGTGGCGGCGGCTCTTCTGGCCCGTGATCGACGCGGCGCGCCTGCAGCTCCGCTGGCGGTTCAAGGAGCCGCGGACGGTGTGGGCGCGGCACGTGCCCCTCGATCCCGGGTTCATGGAGCGCTCCGGCATCGTGCGCCACATGCGGCGCACCGAGCACCGCATCGGGTGGTACTCCGCGCGGACGCCGCGGGGGGAGCAGCTCGCCACCCTCATGCCGGGGGTGAGCGCGACCGGCGCCTTCCTGCACGAGATCGGCGCCGCGTACGGGATGGAGCTGCGCGACCCGACGGCCGATCTGCGCCTGCTGGAGTTCTGCCTCGGCATTCCGCGCGACCAGTTCGTGCGCGACGGCCAGAGCCGCTGGCTGATCCGGCGGGCCATGGAGGGGCTGCTCCCCCCCGAGGTGCAGTGGAACACGCGGCGCGGCATGCAGTCGGGCGACATGACCCGGCTGGCGCTGGGGGAGCTCGGCCGCATCGGCGAAGCGGTTGCGCGGGTGGAGGCGTCGCCGCTCGTGGCGCGTTTCCTGTCCATGCCACTCCTCCGCCAGCTCTGGGGCGACCTCCAGCGGCCGGAAACCGCCGAGGCGGAGATGCCCGCGTACTACCTTTTCGGGATGCTCTCCGTGGGCCTCTTCCTGGTCCGCGAGGAGGACGCGGCGCGCGGCAGGTAA
- a CDS encoding PqqD family peptide modification chaperone, producing MTDGTAVRTAPAPLLFRTHRPVAHVQGGGIVLEHGPSGSGMMLNGTARRLWELTDAPITFDALCARVAGEFEIGPDECGQAVRAFLGDLARRGLVDEVDEAPGDAGVRSRYLDLLKRALVNLIYPEHELRIELLEEQGRPRGLEGEQLMRDIRYREPAEYEELVASKVDGSVRRRRPSRFSHTMVGMERLDNLEYCARRVFADGVPGDFLEAGVCQGGAAIFMRGLQVALGEENRRVWLADSFEGLPPPTHEVDRAWDLDWSEERQPWLACDLDAVQDNFRTYGLLDEGVRWLRGWFSETLPTAPVERLAILRADADLYQSTREILDSLYHRVSPGGFVVIDDYGAIDACRRAVDEFRAEHGIIDPIRRIDWTGVYWRREA from the coding sequence TTGACGGACGGCACCGCGGTCCGGACCGCGCCGGCGCCTCTGCTCTTCCGCACCCACCGTCCCGTCGCCCACGTGCAGGGCGGCGGGATCGTTTTGGAGCATGGCCCCAGCGGCTCGGGGATGATGCTGAACGGCACCGCACGGCGGCTCTGGGAGCTGACCGACGCGCCCATCACCTTCGACGCACTGTGCGCGCGCGTCGCCGGTGAGTTCGAGATCGGCCCGGACGAGTGCGGCCAGGCGGTGCGGGCGTTTCTCGGCGACCTGGCGCGACGCGGGCTCGTGGACGAAGTGGACGAGGCGCCCGGCGATGCGGGGGTGCGGAGCCGCTACCTCGACCTGCTGAAGCGCGCGCTAGTCAACCTCATCTACCCCGAGCACGAGCTCCGCATCGAGCTGCTGGAGGAGCAGGGCCGGCCGCGCGGGCTGGAGGGCGAGCAGCTCATGCGCGACATCCGCTACCGGGAGCCCGCGGAGTACGAGGAGCTCGTCGCCTCCAAGGTGGACGGCTCGGTGCGGCGCCGGCGGCCGAGCCGGTTCTCGCACACCATGGTGGGGATGGAGCGGCTGGACAACCTGGAGTACTGCGCGCGCAGGGTGTTCGCGGACGGGGTTCCGGGGGACTTCCTGGAGGCGGGGGTGTGCCAGGGGGGCGCGGCCATCTTCATGCGCGGCTTGCAGGTGGCGCTCGGCGAGGAGAACAGGCGCGTCTGGCTCGCCGACTCCTTCGAGGGGCTGCCTCCGCCGACGCACGAGGTGGATCGCGCCTGGGACCTGGACTGGAGCGAGGAGCGGCAGCCCTGGCTGGCGTGCGACCTGGACGCGGTGCAGGACAACTTCCGCACCTACGGGCTGCTGGACGAGGGCGTGCGCTGGCTGCGGGGATGGTTCTCGGAAACGCTCCCCACGGCGCCGGTCGAGCGGCTGGCGATCCTGCGCGCGGACGCCGATCTGTACCAGTCCACGCGCGAGATCCTGGACTCGCTCTACCACCGCGTGTCGCCCGGCGGCTTCGTGGTGATCGACGACTACGGCGCCATCGACGCATGCCGCCGCGCGGTGGACGAGTTCCGGGCCGAACACGGGATCATCGACCCGATTCGCCGGATCGACTGGACCGGCGTCTACTGGCGACGCGAGGCGTGA
- a CDS encoding nucleotidyltransferase family protein, protein MGPVETPAVDLAEAERLLASLVCGRADPREVSAADAEVLAPLALTHGLGPMLFAAVQDAGIATAGSAWAPLTGYARDAATRYLLARVEQARIEAALAAAGIEWVWLKGYALAHTVYPRPALRSMKDLDLLVPSDRCDDAERAVLALGYRPAADAPLMFRGGGRVSHHLPTLRSPGGLLVEMHTSLHPSQLLRVTEHLHWFRAQVVETDAGGVRVRHFTPEAQLLHLAAHAILQHGEAERYLQRFLDCHLVVARTPGLDWAVVLGQAAALDWTYALHRALTRAREHFGAPVPEHVLRTLAEGGTRATRATSLALALARPGADEPAERARVIATAQPLHVRLYVGLRTIIPSPAYMRWRYAARAWELPGAYVRRWWGIVRRIVGGRSRG, encoded by the coding sequence ATGGGTCCCGTGGAGACGCCCGCCGTGGATCTCGCCGAAGCGGAGCGCCTTCTCGCCTCGCTGGTGTGCGGGCGCGCCGATCCGCGTGAGGTGAGCGCGGCGGATGCCGAGGTGCTGGCGCCACTCGCCCTCACGCACGGGCTGGGTCCCATGCTCTTTGCGGCCGTGCAGGATGCGGGGATCGCGACTGCCGGCTCCGCCTGGGCGCCGCTGACGGGGTATGCGCGCGACGCCGCCACGCGATACCTGCTGGCGCGCGTGGAGCAGGCTCGCATCGAGGCGGCGCTCGCGGCGGCCGGCATCGAGTGGGTGTGGCTGAAGGGATACGCCCTCGCCCACACCGTCTACCCGCGACCCGCGCTCAGGTCGATGAAGGACCTCGATCTCCTCGTCCCGTCCGATCGCTGCGACGATGCGGAGCGCGCGGTGCTCGCGCTCGGCTACCGGCCCGCTGCGGACGCGCCGCTGATGTTCCGCGGCGGCGGGCGGGTGTCGCACCATCTCCCCACGCTGAGGTCGCCGGGCGGGCTCCTGGTGGAGATGCACACCAGCCTGCATCCCTCCCAGCTCCTGCGCGTGACGGAGCATCTCCACTGGTTCCGCGCGCAGGTCGTGGAGACGGATGCCGGGGGCGTGCGGGTGCGGCACTTCACGCCCGAGGCGCAGCTGCTGCACCTCGCCGCCCACGCCATCCTGCAGCACGGCGAGGCGGAACGGTACCTCCAGCGCTTCCTCGACTGCCACCTCGTCGTCGCACGGACGCCGGGGCTCGACTGGGCAGTAGTGCTCGGCCAGGCCGCGGCGCTCGACTGGACGTATGCCCTTCACCGGGCGCTCACCCGGGCGCGCGAGCACTTCGGCGCGCCCGTCCCCGAGCACGTCCTGCGCACCCTCGCCGAGGGCGGCACCCGGGCTACGCGCGCGACGAGTCTCGCCCTGGCGCTCGCACGCCCGGGCGCGGATGAGCCGGCCGAGCGCGCGCGGGTGATCGCGACCGCGCAACCGCTCCACGTGCGGCTGTACGTGGGTCTGCGCACAATCATCCCCTCGCCCGCCTACATGCGTTGGCGATACGCGGCGAGGGCGTGGGAGCTTCCGGGCGCTTACGTGCGGCGCTGGTGGGGAATCGTGCGGCGGATCGTCGGCGGGCGATCGCGCGGCTGA
- a CDS encoding PDZ domain-containing protein, whose amino-acid sequence MAAVRYRLSFPEPHTHLLHVEMEVEGVHGPASLAMPSWTPGSYLMREFPRNVQRFEAVDGAGVPLSWTKTDKNRWLVDPAADDTLRVRYQVYANELSVRTSHVDATHASINGASVFLFPEDRAGDPLDLEVEAPEGWRITTALRGADGRFTAVNYDELVDSPLEIGTHQLLEWEMEGKTHRWAIWGRGNVDAERLVADTARIVLAEKALFGELPYRDYTFIVHLTPGGSGGLEHRESTALLADRWAFRGQPYERFLGLVAHEFFHLWNGKRIRPAVLGPFDYTTENYTRDLWVVEGITSYYTDLLLRRAGLITMHRYLERLAEAIARFRSLPGRAVQSLADSSWDTWIKFYRPDPNTPNSSISYYEKGALVAFLLDLRIRTDTDNARSLDDVMRRLWTEFGARDTGFPEGEVERVAAEVAGGDLRPFFDLALRGTEELPFDEILSAAGLTLRPAHETAPFPAADPRTEVQTGLQFKPEGGRNLVSHVLADTPAHRAGLNAGDELVALDGVRVTPETLPVRLAERRAGERVPVTVFRRDELVTLEMEVELAAPTRLLLRPAERPTPAQQRLLDDWLRVDVPAAPDVAVRAS is encoded by the coding sequence GTGGCCGCGGTCCGCTACCGGCTCTCCTTTCCCGAGCCGCACACGCACCTCCTGCACGTCGAGATGGAGGTGGAGGGGGTCCATGGACCGGCGTCGCTGGCGATGCCGTCGTGGACCCCCGGGTCGTACCTGATGCGCGAGTTCCCCCGCAACGTCCAGCGCTTCGAGGCCGTGGACGGGGCGGGGGTTCCGCTTTCATGGACGAAGACGGACAAGAACCGCTGGCTCGTCGACCCGGCCGCGGACGACACCCTGCGCGTGCGCTACCAGGTGTACGCCAACGAGCTGTCCGTCCGCACCAGCCACGTGGACGCCACCCACGCCTCCATCAACGGTGCCAGCGTCTTCCTCTTCCCCGAGGACCGCGCCGGCGACCCGCTCGACCTGGAGGTGGAGGCGCCCGAAGGGTGGCGCATCACCACCGCCCTGCGCGGCGCCGATGGCCGCTTCACCGCCGTCAATTACGACGAGCTGGTCGATTCGCCGCTGGAGATCGGCACGCACCAGCTCCTGGAATGGGAGATGGAGGGGAAGACGCACCGCTGGGCGATCTGGGGGCGCGGTAACGTGGACGCCGAGCGCCTGGTGGCGGACACCGCGCGCATCGTGCTGGCGGAGAAGGCGCTATTCGGCGAGCTCCCGTACCGCGACTACACCTTCATCGTGCACCTGACCCCGGGCGGCTCGGGCGGGCTGGAGCACCGCGAGTCCACCGCCCTGCTGGCGGACCGCTGGGCCTTTCGCGGGCAGCCGTACGAGCGCTTCCTCGGGCTGGTGGCGCACGAGTTCTTCCATCTCTGGAACGGGAAGCGGATCCGTCCCGCCGTGCTCGGCCCCTTCGACTACACGACCGAGAACTACACGCGCGACCTGTGGGTGGTGGAGGGGATCACGTCGTACTACACGGACCTCCTCCTGCGCCGCGCCGGGCTGATCACGATGCACCGCTACCTGGAGCGGCTCGCGGAGGCCATCGCTCGCTTCCGGTCTCTGCCGGGCCGCGCGGTGCAGTCGCTGGCGGACTCATCCTGGGATACGTGGATCAAGTTCTACCGCCCGGACCCCAACACGCCCAATTCGTCGATCTCGTACTACGAAAAGGGGGCGCTCGTCGCCTTCCTCCTCGACCTGCGCATCCGCACCGACACGGACAACGCGCGCTCGCTGGACGACGTGATGCGGCGCCTCTGGACCGAGTTCGGCGCCCGCGACACCGGCTTTCCCGAGGGCGAAGTCGAGCGCGTCGCCGCCGAGGTGGCGGGCGGCGACCTGCGCCCCTTCTTCGACCTGGCCCTGCGCGGCACGGAAGAGCTCCCCTTCGACGAGATCCTCTCCGCCGCCGGCCTCACGTTGCGCCCCGCGCACGAGACGGCGCCCTTCCCCGCCGCCGACCCGCGCACGGAGGTGCAGACCGGCCTCCAGTTCAAGCCGGAGGGCGGCCGCAATCTCGTCTCGCACGTCCTCGCCGACACACCCGCGCACCGTGCCGGCCTCAACGCAGGCGACGAGCTGGTGGCACTGGATGGCGTGCGCGTCACCCCAGAAACGCTGCCGGTCCGCCTGGCCGAGCGCCGCGCGGGTGAGCGCGTGCCCGTCACTGTCTTCCGCCGCGACGAGCTGGTGACTCTGGAGATGGAGGTGGAGCTGGCCGCCCCCACGCGCCTCCTCCTGCGCCCCGCCGAGCGCCCCACCCCCGCCCAGCAGCGCCTGCTGGACGACTGGCTGCGCGTGGACGTCCCCGCCGCCCCCGACGTGGCGGTGCGCGCGAGTTGA